The segment GGAGCCGCAATTTTGCCCGACGGCTAGCTCGCAACGAGCGCGGCAGTCCCTGCGTCTGACCTGAGGTACGGTTCGCCGGTGTGCTGGTGATCAACGGGTTCGAGGTGGGTGACGCCCGTTGCATATGCGACGACTCCGGCGAGACTGCCGGTGCGTTGGTGGGCTTGCCGTTGCCGGGCGGCTCCCGTGCCTTGGCTGAAGATCCTCTGCAATCCCTCCTTGGCGTAGAGTCCGTCCCCGGTCTCTTCGAGGGCATCGCGGACGTGGGAGTGCAGTGCGGCGAGGACATGCCTTGCGGTGTCGGGCTTGTGCGTTTTCGGGTCGAGCAGCTCTCCGTGCAGGCCGAACCGGCTAGCCCGCCACGTGGCCTGGCGCAGGACAGCGGCAGAAACCATGTCCGGCCGTTGTCCGGATTTCCATTCCCTGGCGGCAGTGTCCACCAAGGCACGCACCAAGGCCGCAATCAGGACGGTATCCCGGGCATCGAGGCAAACATCCGAAACGCGGATCTCGACTGTGGGGTGCCGGGCGGACAGGCGAGCATCGAAATCCGGGCTCATGACCACCCCCGTTCCCGACAGCTCCGCCACCAAGGAGTGATAAGCCGCGGCAGATCCGAAGACATCGGTGGGACCGGCGCTGGACCATCGGTTCCAGGCTTGGGTCCGGAAACTGGCGTAACCGCTGTCGGCCCCGTTCCAGAACGGTGAATTCGAGCTAAGTGCAGTCAGCACGGGAAGCCAGGACCTGATCCGGTCCAGCACTGCGACGCCTTCCTCATCCGAATCAACGGAAACATGGACGTGATACCCGCAGGTCAGCTGCTCTCTGGCAGTCAAAGCGAACTTTTCCAGGAGTGCGTCGTAGCGCTCGGTGTTTGTTGCATGCGGAGTGACCGCCAGCGGCGACGTCGCGAGGGCGGCAATTCTCGCACCCGCCTTCCGGGCAAGCGAATCGGCGTAAGAGCGTCCAGCACGTATTTCAGCGGCGAGTGCACCCAGGCTGCTGTGCGGCGAGGTGATGACTTCGACTTGCTCCTGCTGAAGCTCGATCGCCAACGTCGGGCGGAAAGGAGGAGCTACCCCCTGGGGACCGGCGCTATGAAGGCGCAATACATCGCCAGCGAGAGGCACGGGGCTGCCGTTGACAGGATCGACGATCAGGAATTCTTCTTCAACACCAAAAGTACGCACTTGCCAAGTGTGGGCCACAAAAAGGCCGCCAGCGACCACAAGTCGCAGGACCTCTAAAATCAAACGTCTCTTGTCAGTTCCGAGGGGGCGCGATTGCTGTCATCTGGCCGGCGTCACGACGTCCTCCAGCATTGACCTGTCGAAGAAGCGGATCTCGCCCGTTGCCTCGAAAAACACGGGAACTACCGATGTGTTCGCGTCCTTCGAAGTTTCGTAGATCTCCGGCGCACTGCCGTGTTTTCTCGCTATGGTTCCTACTAACTCGGTGCCGCGAACCCGGACGGTTCGATACTTATAGCTCATGTGGACCCCTATCGTCAGCCACGGCAAACGCTACTCCTGTGAGGCACAGTCGGCCTTCACAGGACCGCGGTCCTGTAAAGGCCAGGAGCGGCACCTAGGCTGACCATGCAAAGGGAGCCGAGAAGGAGTTTTTTCCGGCGTTATCCCACGTCATCCCGAACACGTCCACGCGGGCCGTGCTGGACGTGCCGGCCGCCAGGGTGTCCGCCGGGAATCCTATCCCGCTGATTTTCACTCCGAGTCCCGTGGCATCCAGCGGAGACACGAAGTCCTCCACAACCATGTCGACAGCGCTGCCAATGCGGACCTGGTGCGAACGCCCGTCCTCGGTGTAGGCGATTTCGAGGGACTCCATTCCCGCCATTTCACCGATCAACGGTGTGAGGCCTTCCATCGGTCCGCCCAGCTGGCCACCGAAGACGGCACCGAGCGCTTCCGCCTGCTCGGTTGAGGCGGCGGCATCCATCAGGACACCGAGCTTCCATCCCCCGTCGCTCATGAGGGCGGGCGTATCCGCGACGACGCAGACGGTCAGGCCTCCGACATCGACACCATTCACCTCACCGGTGTCCACATGAAAGGCCAAGGCCACGTTGCAGCGATCGTTATCCGCCGGCGCGGTCAGCCCTGAAGTGGAACACGGGCAGACCATGTCGCAATTGCAATTCTCAAAATACGTACCCTCGACGTGCCACGACATCTGGGGCTCCTTTCGGCGAGGCATCCCCAGGAAAAGTCTCCTCGCGGCCCAGAACAGTGTCAACGCTCTCAGCATCGCTCACGGATCCATGGGTCGTACCTCGATCGGCCACAGCCTATGACGACGGGCGGGACGTCACGAAAAGGACACCGCTTGGAGAATTCTTTTACAAGTCAAAACGGCCGTGATCTTGCCCCCTTGACCATGTTGACACCCACAATGACCCGGGCAAGACTGATCATAGGTCCGCGTCCTACGACCTGCAGGACGTCTGGCCCTAAGGGGTGGACAATGCAGATTCCGGCTCCATTTGATTATGAGCGCGCGAGCGACGTCGCAAACGCGCTGGCCCTCCTCGAACGCCATGGTCCCGAGTCGCGCATCATCGCAGGCGGACACAGTTTGCTGCCGATGATGAAGCTTCGCCTGGCGCGGCCCGAGTGGCTGATCGACATCAACGACCTGGCGGAACTGGAATTCATCCGCCGGGAAGGTGACCAGTTGCGTGTGGGCGCACTAACCCGCCACACAGCGCTCCTCGAGTCCACCGACGTCGCCGAGCTCTTTCCGATAATTCGCGACGCCGAGCAGGTGATCGCGGACCCTGTGGTCCGCAACCGCGGCACGATCGGCGGCTCGCTCTGCCAAGCGGATCCGGCCGAAGACCTGTCTACTGTCTGCGACGTCCTGCGTGCCCAGGCCGTGATCCGCGGGCCCGACGGCGAACGGATCGTCGCCATGTCCGACTTCCACCGCGGCCCCTACGAGACGGCCGTGGCTCAGAACGAGCTGTTGTACGAAGTCCGCTTTGCGATCCGCCCGCGCTCGGGCAGCGCCTATGAAAAGGTGGAACGCCGGGTCGGTGACTGGGCAGTCGTCGCGGCCGGGGCCGCCGTCGGGCTTTCTTCGGACGGCACAGTGGAAGAGGCCGCAATCGGGCTGACAGCGGTCGGACTGGACGGCACCGTCCCCGAAGCCGAAGCCGTGCTTCGCGGACAGCAGCCGCATGAAGACCTGTTCGTCGAAGCCGGACGCATCGCAGCCGCCGCCTGCCACCCGGTCGACGACCAGCGTGGACCCATCGACTACAAACGGCATCTGGCCGACGAACTCACCCGCAGGGTCCTGCGCCGTGCTTGTGCACGCGCCGCAGGTGCACAGGAAGGCTGAAGGCAATGCAGATCAGCATGACGGTCAACGGGGACAGGGTGACCCGGGAGATCGAACCCCGCGTGTTGCTGGTCCACTTCATCCGCGAAAACCTTGGATTGACCGGCACGCACTGGGGATGCGACACCAGCAACTGCGGAACCTGCGTCGTGTTGATGGACGGCCAGCCGGTGAAATCGTGCACCGTGCTGGCAGCCATGGCCGATGGACACGACATCCGGACCGTCGAAGGACTCGCCGCCGGCGGCACGCTCGATCCCGTGCAGCAGGGGTTCATGGAGGAACACGGCCTGCAATGCGGATTCTGCACGCCGGGCATGATGCTCACCGCCAGGGCCCTGTTGGACCGCAACCCGCATCCCGACGACGCCGAGATCCGCCAAGCCATTTCCGGCCAGATTTGCCGGTGCACCGGTTACGCGACCATTGTCCGCTCGGTGCAATGGGCGGCAGCCCACCCACTCGGCGCGGACGCCGGGACGGGCGACGGCGGTGCCGGAGGGACCATCGAAGAAGAGGTGACGGCATGACCACCGTCCAGGAGCATGCACCCAACCCTGCGGCCGGAGACCCGGGCCGCCCGATCGGGTTCGGCCGCCTCCAGCGCAAGGAGGACCCGCGGTTCGTCCGCGGCAAGGGCCATTACCTCGACGACATCGTGCTGCCCGGCATGCTGCATGGAGCCATCCTGCGCGCACCCGTCGCGCATGCCCGGCTGGTTTCAATAGATACCACCGAAGCGTTGGCGCATCCCGGGGTCCTCGCCGTCATCACCGGCAAGGACCTGCAGGCTCTCAACCTTGCGTGGGCGCCTACCCTGTCGGCGGACGTCCAGGCAGTGCTCGTCACGGACAAGGTCCGGTTCCAGGGCCAGGAGGTAGCCTTCGTGGTCGCAGAGGACCGTTACGCCGCGCGCGACGCCCTGGAGCTGATCGATGTCGAATACGACATGTTTCCGCCGGTGATTGATGCGCGCCGCGCCCTCGACCCCGGCGCGCCGGTCATCCGTGACGATATCGAGGGCCGGACGGACAACCGGATCTTCGATTGGGAGATCGGCGATGCGGCTGAAACCGAGGCGGTTTTTGCCAATGCCGACGTCGTCGTGGCCCAAGAGGTCGTGTATCCGCGCGTGCACCCGGCACCCATGGAAACCTGCGGCGCCGTCGCGGACTTCGACCCGGTCGACGGCAGGCTGACCCTCTACGAAACAACCCAGGCCCCGCATGCCCACCGGACCCTGTATGCGATAGTCGCCGGCATTCCGGAGCACAAGATCCGGATCGTCTCCCCCGATATCGGCGGAGGCTTCGGCAACAAGGTGGGCATCTATCCCGGCTATATTCTGGCCGTCGTCGGCTCGATAGTCACCGGCAAGCCGGTGAAATGGGTGGAGGACCGCTCGGAAAACCTGATGTCGACGTCGTTCGCCCGCGACTACATCATGCAGGGCGAGATCGCAGCCACCAAGGAAGGCAAGATCCTGGCAGTCCGGACCAACGTCCTGGCAGACCACGGCGCCTTCAATGCCACCGCACAGCCCACCAAGAACCCGGCCGGTTTCTTCTCCATCTTCACCGGGAGCTACGACCTGAAGGCGGCCTACTGCAAGGTCACGGGTGTCTACACCAACAAGGCCCCAGGCGGCGTGGCCTATGCTTGTTCCTTCCGGGTGACGGAAGCGGTCTACCTGGTGGAGCGCATGGTGGACATCCTGGCACGGAAACTGGAGATGGATCCGGCAGAGCTCCGGCTGAAGAATTTCATCAAGCCGGAACAATTTCCTTACGCCAACAAGACCGGCTGGGTTTACGACTCGGGCAACTACGAGCCTGCCATGCGCTTGTCCATGCAAATGGCCGGCTACGAGGATCTCCGGCGCGAGCAACTCGAAAAGCGGGAGCGCGGCGAACTGATGGGCATCGGCGTCTCCTTCTTCACCGAGACCGTCGGCGCCGGACCGCGCAAACACTTCGACATCGTCGGACTCGGCATGGCCGACGGCGCCGAACTCCGCGTCCATCCCACGGGCAAGGCCGTCGTCAGGATCTCGGTGCAGAGCCAGGGGCAGGGCCACGAAACCACTTTCGCCCAGATCGTGGCCGAGGAGCTCGGCATCCCGCCGGAGAGCATCGACGTTGTTCACGGCGACACAGACCAAACACCGTTCGGCCTGGGCACGTACGGCAGCCGGTCGACGCCGGTCAGCGGCGGCGCAGTGGCGCTTGTGGCGCGGAAGGTCCGGGACAAGGCGAGGTTTATTGCCGCGGCGATGCTTGAGACCCGGCCCGAGGACCTCGAGTGGGAAAAGGGCCGCTGGTTCGTCAAGGGCGATCCAAGCGCCGGCAAGACGATCGCCGAGATCGCCTTCGGCGCCCACGGAACCGTGGCCCTTCCGGAGGGCATCGATGGCAACCTCGATGCGGAGGTGACCTATGACCCTCCCAACCTGACGTTCCCGTTCGGCGCCTATATCTGCGTCGTGGACGTCGACGCCGGGACCGGCCACGTCAAGGTCCGGCGCTTCATCGCGGTGGACGACTGCGGAACCCGGATCAACCCGATGATCATCGAAGGCCAGGTCCACGGCGGGTTGACCGACGGCGTCGGGATGGCGCTCATGGAGATCATCGCGTTCGACGAGGAGGGCAACTGCCTCAGCGGCTCGTTCATGGATTACCTCATCCCCACGGCGATGGAAGTCCCGGATTGGGAGACCGGGTTTACCGTCACGCCGTCGCCGCACCACCCCATCGGCGCCAAAGGCATCGGCGAATCCGCCACGGTCGGCTCCCCGCCGGCCATCGTCAACGCCATCGTGGATGCTTTGACGCCATATGGAGTTACGCACATGGATATGCCGTGCACACCGGCCCGGGTGTGGGAGGCCATGCAGGGCCGGGCCAGGCCCCCGGTGTGACATGCCCCTGCACGGAGAAGCCCTGGCGGCGAGGGCGCAGGAACTTGTAGAACGCCGGGAACCGTTTGTGCGTGCCACGGTGGTGCGCGCGCAGCACCCCACCAGCGCGCACGCCGGGGACACGGCCCTTGTGCTGGCCAACGGGGAAATCGACGGGTTCCTTGGCGGCACCTGCGTCGAGGCCTCGGTGCGCGAATACGGCCTGCAGACGCTGTCCAAGCACGAACCCCTCCTGTTGCGCGTCGTCCCCGGCGAACCGTCCCGCACCCGCGAGGAGGGCGCCGTGGAGGTCGCAAACCCCTGCCTCAGCGGCGGGGCGGTGGAGATCTTCCTCGAGCCGCAGATGCCCGCTCCCCGGGTGGTCGTGGTCGGCGCGACCCCCGTGGCACAGGCCTTGGGCGCCTTGGGTGCCATCCTCGACTTGGACATGGAACTCACCGACGGAACGGCCGCGGAACCGCGGGCCGACGACGCCGCCCTTATCGTCGCGTCGCAGGGCCGGGACGAGGAGCCCGCGTTGGAGGCCGCACTCCGGCTAGGGGTGCCATACGTCGCCCTGGTCGCCAGCCGCACGCGCGGCGCCGCCGTCCTGGCCTCACTCGACGTCGACGACGACCAGCGCGCGCGGGTGCACAGCCCGGCCGGGCTGCTGCTGGGCGGCCGGACGCCTGCCGAGATCGCGCTGTCGATTCTGGCGGAGCTTGTGTCCGTGCGCCACCTTGGCCGGGCTGTAGACACCACGACGCCGGAGACTGCGACGGTGGATCCAGTGCCGGCGAACGCCGAGCCCGCGAGTGCCGTAGACCCCGTCTGCGGCATGAGCGTTGCGGCTGTGGAGTCTACGCTGCACGCCGAGTACGCCGGGACGACGTACTACTTCTGTTCCGCTGGATGCAGGAGGGCCTTCCTCGCCGATCCGGAACGCTATGCCACTGCCTCGTGAGCCCCGGACCGCCGGACCGGTGCGGGCAGGTGCGGAAGACGAGGTGCGCCGTCTTGTCCCGGACGTTTCCGCGCTCATGTCCGCGCTCGACGACGGCGACTACCTTGCCGACGTCGGACTGGCGACCGCATTGTTCCTGTCCATCCGCTTGCCCCAACCCATCCTGCTGGAGGGAGAGGCCGGCGTCGGGAAGACCGAGGCGGCGAAGGCGCTGGCCAAGGTGCTCGACACTCCCCTGTATCGCTTGCAGTGCTACGAGGGCATCGACGTGGGCGAGGCTCTGTACGAGTGGAACCACCAACGCCAACTCCTGGGCATCCGGTTGGCTGAAGTCCGGGATGTCCGTGTGGAGGAGGCCGACCTTTTCGGGGAACAGTATTTGTTGCGCCGCCCGCTGCTGAAGGCGATCGAGCATCCCGGCCCGCGTCCTGCCGTCCTGTTGCTGGACGAGATCGACCGGGCCGACGCGGAGTTCGAGGCCTTCACTTTCGAGCTGCTCGCCGAGGCCGCCGTGACGATTCCGGAGCTGGGCACCATCCGCGCCACGCACCCGCCAGTCGTCGTCCTGACCTCCAATCGGACCAGGGACCTGCACGACGCATTGACCCGGCGCTGCCTCTACCACTGGATTGACTACCCCCGGCCGGAGCGCATCGCCGCGATCGTTCGCCGCAGGGTGCCCGGGAGCGCCGATCCGCTCGCCCTGGATGCCGCAGCGGCCATCACGAGGCTGCGGTCCCTGGACATGGCCAAGCCCCCGGGTATCGCGGAGGCAATCGACTGGGTGTCGGCCCTCACGGTGCTTGGCGTCGAACGACTGGACCCGGCTGCGGTGAAACAGACCTGGGGCTCGGTCCTGAAGAATCGCGACGATCTGGACATTGCCTGGGCCCGTGGACCCGCGTGGGTGGCCGGCGGCCATGACTGAGTATGCGCCCAGGGATGGCCGGGCCGGCGTCGATGCTGCGGCGTTGGCGGTGGGCTTCAGCACGGCGCTGCGCCGTGCCGGGCTGCCGAGCTCCCCGGACCGCGCAGCCTGGCTGGCCCAGGCCCTCAGGATCGTTCCCCCTGCTGCCCGTGAGCCGCTGTACTGGACGTGCCGGGTGGCGCTCGTCTCCTCGCACGAACAACTGCCGGTATTCGACGCCGTCTTTTCGGCCGCATTCGACGGGATGCTCGATCCGGCAGACACCCGCGGCGATGCCAACAGTGCACCGCCGATCGGCGCGGAGGAGCGCACCCGTGCGGCTCCAAGCGAACGACCGCCGGCTCATGCCGACGGTCGCGTCCCGGCGTCGCGGGCGCCCGTCGCCGCCCCCGGCCTAGCGAACGATGACGAATCCAACGCACCCGGGTTCGAGGCAATCCTGGCCATGGCTTCCCCTGACGAGCATCTGCATGAGAAGTCCTTCGCCGAGCTCACCCCCGAAGAAGCTGCCCGCGTGCGCCAGCTGGTGCGGCGTATCGTGCTGGCCACCCCGGAGCGCCGAAGCCGCCGGACACGCCAATGGGCACACAGCGGTGCAAAGCTCGACCTCCGGCGCACCATCCGCGCCGCTCGGCGCACCGGCGGCGACGCAAGCTCCTTGGTCTATGCCCGCCGTCGTCAGCGTCCGCGCCGCCTGGTGTTCCTGTGCGATGTATCCGGCTCCATGGAACCGTACACACAAGTCTTCCTTGCCCTGCTACAGGGCGCCGTGGCCGGTGCCCAGGCCGAGGCGTTCGTGTTTTCCACGCGGTTGACCAGGCTCACCCGGCAGCTTTCGAACCGGAACGCAGATAGAGCCCTGGCCCTGGGAGCCGCCGCCGCCCCGGACTGGGCAGGCGGCACCCGGCTCGCGGAGAGCCTCCGGCGCTTCATCGATGGCCACGGACGCCGCGGCTTGGCGAGGGGCGCGGTCATTGTGGTGCTCTCCGACGGTTGGGCCCAGGACGCGCCGGAACTGGTGGACGCCCAGATGGCGCGGCTGCGGCGGCTCGCCTACCGGATCGTCTGGGTCAATCCGAGGAAGGCCCGCACGGACTACCAACCGTTGGCGGGCGGCATGGCCGCTGCACTGCCCTACTGCGATGCCTTCATCAGTGGGCACAACTACGCAGCCTTGACGGAAGCCGCAACCGCCATTCGCGCCGGGCGGTCACGCCCGGCAAGGAAGCAGGGGTAGCGCAACGTCAGTAGGTCCGCGGGCCCCATTGCAGCCTGGTCGCAACCTTTGAACCCCTAGCATGGGGGCCAGGACGAAGACGTCTGTTTTCCAGAGGAGTGACCATGACTGTTTATGTACAGCCCGGCCAAGAAGGATCCAAGGTCCAGTTCAAGGACCGCTACGAGAACTGGATCGGCGGAGAATGGGTGGCTCCAACTACCGGCCGATACATCGAGAACGTCTCCCCGGTGAACGGGAAGCAATTCACCG is part of the Arthrobacter ramosus genome and harbors:
- a CDS encoding AAA family ATPase, giving the protein MPLPREPRTAGPVRAGAEDEVRRLVPDVSALMSALDDGDYLADVGLATALFLSIRLPQPILLEGEAGVGKTEAAKALAKVLDTPLYRLQCYEGIDVGEALYEWNHQRQLLGIRLAEVRDVRVEEADLFGEQYLLRRPLLKAIEHPGPRPAVLLLDEIDRADAEFEAFTFELLAEAAVTIPELGTIRATHPPVVVLTSNRTRDLHDALTRRCLYHWIDYPRPERIAAIVRRRVPGSADPLALDAAAAITRLRSLDMAKPPGIAEAIDWVSALTVLGVERLDPAAVKQTWGSVLKNRDDLDIAWARGPAWVAGGHD
- a CDS encoding XdhC family protein, which gives rise to MPLHGEALAARAQELVERREPFVRATVVRAQHPTSAHAGDTALVLANGEIDGFLGGTCVEASVREYGLQTLSKHEPLLLRVVPGEPSRTREEGAVEVANPCLSGGAVEIFLEPQMPAPRVVVVGATPVAQALGALGAILDLDMELTDGTAAEPRADDAALIVASQGRDEEPALEAALRLGVPYVALVASRTRGAAVLASLDVDDDQRARVHSPAGLLLGGRTPAEIALSILAELVSVRHLGRAVDTTTPETATVDPVPANAEPASAVDPVCGMSVAAVESTLHAEYAGTTYYFCSAGCRRAFLADPERYATAS
- a CDS encoding (2Fe-2S)-binding protein: MQISMTVNGDRVTREIEPRVLLVHFIRENLGLTGTHWGCDTSNCGTCVVLMDGQPVKSCTVLAAMADGHDIRTVEGLAAGGTLDPVQQGFMEEHGLQCGFCTPGMMLTARALLDRNPHPDDAEIRQAISGQICRCTGYATIVRSVQWAAAHPLGADAGTGDGGAGGTIEEEVTA
- a CDS encoding carboxylate-amine ligase — its product is MRTFGVEEEFLIVDPVNGSPVPLAGDVLRLHSAGPQGVAPPFRPTLAIELQQEQVEVITSPHSSLGALAAEIRAGRSYADSLARKAGARIAALATSPLAVTPHATNTERYDALLEKFALTAREQLTCGYHVHVSVDSDEEGVAVLDRIRSWLPVLTALSSNSPFWNGADSGYASFRTQAWNRWSSAGPTDVFGSAAAYHSLVAELSGTGVVMSPDFDARLSARHPTVEIRVSDVCLDARDTVLIAALVRALVDTAAREWKSGQRPDMVSAAVLRQATWRASRFGLHGELLDPKTHKPDTARHVLAALHSHVRDALEETGDGLYAKEGLQRIFSQGTGAARQRQAHQRTGSLAGVVAYATGVTHLEPVDHQHTGEPYLRSDAGTAALVAS
- a CDS encoding vWA domain-containing protein — translated: MTEYAPRDGRAGVDAAALAVGFSTALRRAGLPSSPDRAAWLAQALRIVPPAAREPLYWTCRVALVSSHEQLPVFDAVFSAAFDGMLDPADTRGDANSAPPIGAEERTRAAPSERPPAHADGRVPASRAPVAAPGLANDDESNAPGFEAILAMASPDEHLHEKSFAELTPEEAARVRQLVRRIVLATPERRSRRTRQWAHSGAKLDLRRTIRAARRTGGDASSLVYARRRQRPRRLVFLCDVSGSMEPYTQVFLALLQGAVAGAQAEAFVFSTRLTRLTRQLSNRNADRALALGAAAAPDWAGGTRLAESLRRFIDGHGRRGLARGAVIVVLSDGWAQDAPELVDAQMARLRRLAYRIVWVNPRKARTDYQPLAGGMAAALPYCDAFISGHNYAALTEAATAIRAGRSRPARKQG
- a CDS encoding aerobic carbon-monoxide dehydrogenase large subunit, which gives rise to MTTVQEHAPNPAAGDPGRPIGFGRLQRKEDPRFVRGKGHYLDDIVLPGMLHGAILRAPVAHARLVSIDTTEALAHPGVLAVITGKDLQALNLAWAPTLSADVQAVLVTDKVRFQGQEVAFVVAEDRYAARDALELIDVEYDMFPPVIDARRALDPGAPVIRDDIEGRTDNRIFDWEIGDAAETEAVFANADVVVAQEVVYPRVHPAPMETCGAVADFDPVDGRLTLYETTQAPHAHRTLYAIVAGIPEHKIRIVSPDIGGGFGNKVGIYPGYILAVVGSIVTGKPVKWVEDRSENLMSTSFARDYIMQGEIAATKEGKILAVRTNVLADHGAFNATAQPTKNPAGFFSIFTGSYDLKAAYCKVTGVYTNKAPGGVAYACSFRVTEAVYLVERMVDILARKLEMDPAELRLKNFIKPEQFPYANKTGWVYDSGNYEPAMRLSMQMAGYEDLRREQLEKRERGELMGIGVSFFTETVGAGPRKHFDIVGLGMADGAELRVHPTGKAVVRISVQSQGQGHETTFAQIVAEELGIPPESIDVVHGDTDQTPFGLGTYGSRSTPVSGGAVALVARKVRDKARFIAAAMLETRPEDLEWEKGRWFVKGDPSAGKTIAEIAFGAHGTVALPEGIDGNLDAEVTYDPPNLTFPFGAYICVVDVDAGTGHVKVRRFIAVDDCGTRINPMIIEGQVHGGLTDGVGMALMEIIAFDEEGNCLSGSFMDYLIPTAMEVPDWETGFTVTPSPHHPIGAKGIGESATVGSPPAIVNAIVDALTPYGVTHMDMPCTPARVWEAMQGRARPPV
- a CDS encoding FAD binding domain-containing protein; protein product: MQIPAPFDYERASDVANALALLERHGPESRIIAGGHSLLPMMKLRLARPEWLIDINDLAELEFIRREGDQLRVGALTRHTALLESTDVAELFPIIRDAEQVIADPVVRNRGTIGGSLCQADPAEDLSTVCDVLRAQAVIRGPDGERIVAMSDFHRGPYETAVAQNELLYEVRFAIRPRSGSAYEKVERRVGDWAVVAAGAAVGLSSDGTVEEAAIGLTAVGLDGTVPEAEAVLRGQQPHEDLFVEAGRIAAAACHPVDDQRGPIDYKRHLADELTRRVLRRACARAAGAQEG
- a CDS encoding DUF1326 domain-containing protein; the encoded protein is MSWHVEGTYFENCNCDMVCPCSTSGLTAPADNDRCNVALAFHVDTGEVNGVDVGGLTVCVVADTPALMSDGGWKLGVLMDAAASTEQAEALGAVFGGQLGGPMEGLTPLIGEMAGMESLEIAYTEDGRSHQVRIGSAVDMVVEDFVSPLDATGLGVKISGIGFPADTLAAGTSSTARVDVFGMTWDNAGKNSFSAPFAWSA